Proteins from one Deinococcus sedimenti genomic window:
- the xdhC gene encoding xanthine dehydrogenase accessory protein XdhC, protein MDPHTLSVGAGGPAWLTALARLSARGEAAVLVTVSAARGHTPREAGARMVVSLTGTWGSVGGGNLEATAAARARALIHTGVQASETLTLRLTDRAANEHGRQCCGGEVALHLDPVLHARAQVAVFGAGHVGLELARLLARHPVGLHLIDSRAAQLTPERLASLQDAEAHVTAHHAPIPELVLEDLPPGTHVLILTHDHAEDAAILDAALRRPVHGFLGLIGSSAKWTRFQAQLRELGHSPEALARVTSPIGLPELNAGPQRKHPAVIALSVAAQLLPYLTLTPDLTPAPERTP, encoded by the coding sequence ATGGACCCGCACACCCTGAGTGTCGGTGCGGGCGGCCCGGCATGGCTGACGGCCCTCGCGCGGCTCTCCGCGCGGGGCGAGGCGGCCGTGCTCGTGACCGTCAGCGCCGCGCGTGGGCACACGCCGCGCGAGGCGGGCGCGCGGATGGTCGTCAGCCTGACCGGCACGTGGGGCAGCGTGGGCGGCGGGAACCTCGAGGCGACCGCTGCCGCGCGCGCCCGCGCCCTGATCCACACCGGCGTCCAGGCGTCCGAGACGCTGACGCTGCGCCTGACCGACCGCGCCGCGAACGAGCACGGGCGGCAGTGCTGCGGCGGCGAGGTCGCGCTGCACCTCGACCCCGTCCTGCACGCGCGGGCGCAGGTGGCGGTGTTCGGGGCCGGGCACGTGGGCCTGGAACTCGCGCGGCTGCTCGCGCGGCACCCGGTGGGGCTGCACCTGATCGACTCGCGCGCCGCGCAGCTGACCCCCGAGCGCCTCGCATCTTTGCAGGATGCGGAAGCTCACGTCACGGCGCACCATGCGCCCATCCCGGAACTCGTGCTGGAGGACCTGCCGCCCGGCACGCACGTGCTGATCCTCACGCATGACCACGCCGAGGACGCCGCGATTCTCGACGCCGCGCTGCGCCGCCCCGTCCACGGCTTCCTGGGCCTGATCGGGTCGAGCGCCAAGTGGACCCGCTTCCAGGCGCAACTGCGCGAACTCGGCCATTCCCCGGAGGCCCTGGCGCGCGTGACCTCCCCGATCGGCCTGCCCGAATTGAACGCCGGACCTCAGCGCAAGCACCCGGCGGTGATCGCGCTGAGTGTCGCTGCGCAGCTGCTTCCCTACCTCACGCTCACGCCGGACCTGACCCCGGCCCCCGAAAGGACCCCATGA